In one Castor canadensis chromosome 15, mCasCan1.hap1v2, whole genome shotgun sequence genomic region, the following are encoded:
- the Ctu2 gene encoding cytoplasmic tRNA 2-thiolation protein 2 isoform X1 gives MCEVGEDYAGPAPGEPPSTPRPGREQKCVKCKEGPPVVVIRAGDAFCRDCFKALYVHKFRAMLGKNRLIFPGEKVLLAWSGGPSSSSMVWQVLEGLSQDSAKKLRFVPGVIFVDEGAACGQSPEDRAKTLAEVKLILQTVGFPWHVVALEEVFNLTPSVLRCSARESSGAKGAYKAAVDSFLQQQHNLGADSNISPAQGEEQLDLPQTQAPLGPAEFPTASQTEALSRLFDSAKTLTAKEELLQTLRTHLILHVARIHGYSKVMTGDSCTRLAIKLMTNLALGRGAFLAWDTGFSDERHGDVVIVRPMRDHTLKEVAFYNRLFAVPSVFTPAVDTKAPEKASIHRLMEAFILRLQTQFPSTVSTVYRTSEKLVKAPREGCAASLSGPHCLLCMCALDIDTNDSATAFGAQTSLRLSQTSQTEAGMAIPSCCTADKGQDQSCCRVACRREDPSASVSEQLCYGCRVTMKDLPSPDTLPPYILAEAQLRSQRAWVMQEIQEYLIEDSDNEADTVQS, from the exons GGATTGCTTCAAGGCCCTCTATGTGCACAAATTCAGAGCCATGCTGGGAAAGAACCGCCTCATCTTTCCTGGAGAGAAG GTGCTCTTGGCATGGTCTGGGGGTCCTTCATCCAGCTCCATGGTCTGGCAAGTCCTTGAG GGCCTGAGTCAGGATTCTGCCAAAAAACTGCGCTTTGTGCCTGGAGTCATCTTTGTTGATG AGGGAGCAGCCTGCGGCCAAAGCCCAGAGGACAGAGCCAAGACCCTCGCTGAGGTGAAGCTGATCCTTCAAACTGTTGGCTTCCCATGGCATGTGGTTGCCTTAGAGGAG GTATTCAACCTGACACCATCAGTGCTGCGCTGCTCTGCCCGGGAGTCATCCGGGGCCAAGGGGGCCTACAAGGCGGCCGTGGACAGCTTCCTGCAGCAGCAGCACAATCTAGGGGCTGACAGCAACATCAGCCCAGCTCAAGGAGAGGAGCAGCTGGACCTGCCCCAAACTCAGGCTCCTCTGGGCCCAGCTGAGTTCCCCACAGCCTCCCAGACGGAGGCCCTATCCAGATTATTTGACTCCGCAAAGACGCTGACTGCCAAGGAGGAGCTTTTGCAGACCCTGCG GACCCACCTGATTCTGCACGTGGCCCGAATTCATGGCTACTCCAAGGTGATGACCGGGGACAGCTGCACCCGCCTAGCCATCAAGCTCATGACCAACCTGGCCCTGGGGAGAGGGGCCTTCCTCGCCTGGGATACG GGCTTCTCAGATGAGCGGCATGGGGATGTGGTGATAGTACGGCCCATGAGGGACCACACACTGAAGGAGGTGGCCTTCTACAACCGCCTGTTTGCTGTCCCTTCAGTCTTCACGCCAGCTGTTGACACCAAG GCCCCTGAAAAGGCCAGCATCCACCGGCTGATGGAGGCCTTCATCCTCAGGCTGCAGACCCAGTTCCCCTCCACAGTCAGCACTGTGTACAG GACAAGTGAGAAGCTGGTCAAAGCCCCCAGGGAGGGCTGTGCCGCTAGCCTCTCAGGTCCCCACTGCCTCCTCTGCATGTGTGCGCTGGACATCGACACCAATG ACAGTGCCACAGCCTTTGGGGCTCAGACCTCCTTGCGTCTCTCACAGACGTCACAGACTGAGGCTGGGATGGCCATCCCGTCTTGCTGCACTGCAGACAAGGGCCAGGACCAGAGCTGCTGCAGGGTAGCTTGTAggag AGAGGACCCCTCTGCCTCTGTCAGCGAGCAGTTGTGCTATGGCTGCCGGGTGACCATGAAGGACCTG CCCTCCCCGGACACACTGCCCCCCTACATCCTGGCCGAGGCCCAGCTCCGCAGCCAGAG GGCCTGGGTCATGCAGGAGATTCAGGAGTACCTGATCGAGGACAGTGACAATGAGGCAGACACTGTGCAGAGCTGA
- the Ctu2 gene encoding cytoplasmic tRNA 2-thiolation protein 2 isoform X2: MCEVGEDYAGPAPGEPPSTPRPGREQKCVKCKEGPPVVVIRAGDAFCRDCFKALYVHKFRAMLGKNRLIFPGEKVLLAWSGGPSSSSMVWQVLEGLSQDSAKKLRFVPGVIFVDEGAACGQSPEDRAKTLAEVFNLTPSVLRCSARESSGAKGAYKAAVDSFLQQQHNLGADSNISPAQGEEQLDLPQTQAPLGPAEFPTASQTEALSRLFDSAKTLTAKEELLQTLRTHLILHVARIHGYSKVMTGDSCTRLAIKLMTNLALGRGAFLAWDTGFSDERHGDVVIVRPMRDHTLKEVAFYNRLFAVPSVFTPAVDTKAPEKASIHRLMEAFILRLQTQFPSTVSTVYRTSEKLVKAPREGCAASLSGPHCLLCMCALDIDTNDSATAFGAQTSLRLSQTSQTEAGMAIPSCCTADKGQDQSCCRVACRREDPSASVSEQLCYGCRVTMKDLPSPDTLPPYILAEAQLRSQRAWVMQEIQEYLIEDSDNEADTVQS; the protein is encoded by the exons GGATTGCTTCAAGGCCCTCTATGTGCACAAATTCAGAGCCATGCTGGGAAAGAACCGCCTCATCTTTCCTGGAGAGAAG GTGCTCTTGGCATGGTCTGGGGGTCCTTCATCCAGCTCCATGGTCTGGCAAGTCCTTGAG GGCCTGAGTCAGGATTCTGCCAAAAAACTGCGCTTTGTGCCTGGAGTCATCTTTGTTGATG AGGGAGCAGCCTGCGGCCAAAGCCCAGAGGACAGAGCCAAGACCCTCGCTGAG GTATTCAACCTGACACCATCAGTGCTGCGCTGCTCTGCCCGGGAGTCATCCGGGGCCAAGGGGGCCTACAAGGCGGCCGTGGACAGCTTCCTGCAGCAGCAGCACAATCTAGGGGCTGACAGCAACATCAGCCCAGCTCAAGGAGAGGAGCAGCTGGACCTGCCCCAAACTCAGGCTCCTCTGGGCCCAGCTGAGTTCCCCACAGCCTCCCAGACGGAGGCCCTATCCAGATTATTTGACTCCGCAAAGACGCTGACTGCCAAGGAGGAGCTTTTGCAGACCCTGCG GACCCACCTGATTCTGCACGTGGCCCGAATTCATGGCTACTCCAAGGTGATGACCGGGGACAGCTGCACCCGCCTAGCCATCAAGCTCATGACCAACCTGGCCCTGGGGAGAGGGGCCTTCCTCGCCTGGGATACG GGCTTCTCAGATGAGCGGCATGGGGATGTGGTGATAGTACGGCCCATGAGGGACCACACACTGAAGGAGGTGGCCTTCTACAACCGCCTGTTTGCTGTCCCTTCAGTCTTCACGCCAGCTGTTGACACCAAG GCCCCTGAAAAGGCCAGCATCCACCGGCTGATGGAGGCCTTCATCCTCAGGCTGCAGACCCAGTTCCCCTCCACAGTCAGCACTGTGTACAG GACAAGTGAGAAGCTGGTCAAAGCCCCCAGGGAGGGCTGTGCCGCTAGCCTCTCAGGTCCCCACTGCCTCCTCTGCATGTGTGCGCTGGACATCGACACCAATG ACAGTGCCACAGCCTTTGGGGCTCAGACCTCCTTGCGTCTCTCACAGACGTCACAGACTGAGGCTGGGATGGCCATCCCGTCTTGCTGCACTGCAGACAAGGGCCAGGACCAGAGCTGCTGCAGGGTAGCTTGTAggag AGAGGACCCCTCTGCCTCTGTCAGCGAGCAGTTGTGCTATGGCTGCCGGGTGACCATGAAGGACCTG CCCTCCCCGGACACACTGCCCCCCTACATCCTGGCCGAGGCCCAGCTCCGCAGCCAGAG GGCCTGGGTCATGCAGGAGATTCAGGAGTACCTGATCGAGGACAGTGACAATGAGGCAGACACTGTGCAGAGCTGA